CCTTTCTCAAGCATCCTCACAGTCTTCATACAGATCCCGGTCCTCCTCGCGCTCTTCTGGGTTTTTAATTATGAATCATTCATCACCATTAATGCGGCGCGCATCTACGCGTTTACTCCGCTACCGCACTCAGTCTCGCTCGAATTTCTTGGGATTATCTCCGTCGCAGGCAAAAGCATGTTTCTCGCCGTGTTGGCGGGACTCACACAATTCCTCCAGGCGCACATGGCTCTCTCTGGAACGATGAAGCCTTCTGGAGGCGGCATGCAAGGAGACTTCCAAAAGATAATGAGTATGCAGCTGAAATATGTCTTCCCGTTTCTTATTGCGACGATTTCCTACACAACCTCCGGCGCTATCGCGCTGTATTTCATCGCGACAAACCTTGCTGGAGCGCTTCAGGAGTGGTACTTGCGCCGCAAGCTGATTGCCGCGAGCACCTAGAGTGAGTATCCCCAGAGCGAGCCGTCGTTCTTGTTAACGA
The Candidatus Paceibacterota bacterium DNA segment above includes these coding regions:
- a CDS encoding YidC/Oxa1 family membrane protein insertase, coding for MISTFFHAVFYNPIYNALVALMALVPGGDVGVAVIILTIIIRLILLPFSLSAARTQQAMRVLEPKIKDLKEKHKGDKEKEAVETLALYKEAQVNPFSSILTVFIQIPVLLALFWVFNYESFITINAARIYAFTPLPHSVSLEFLGIISVAGKSMFLAVLAGLTQFLQAHMALSGTMKPSGGGMQGDFQKIMSMQLKYVFPFLIATISYTTSGAIALYFIATNLAGALQEWYLRRKLIAAST